Proteins from one Phycisphaeraceae bacterium genomic window:
- the acpP gene encoding acyl carrier protein yields the protein MNPLRRSLVTEKEIEEKVINIVVEQMGVDRSQVTRDTSFTNDLNADSLDTVELVMEFEDQFDTQIPDTEAEKILTVGQAIDYIAKHYNDKDSKA from the coding sequence CCCTCGTGACCGAAAAGGAAATCGAAGAGAAGGTCATTAACATCGTCGTGGAGCAGATGGGTGTGGACCGCAGCCAGGTCACGCGCGACACGAGCTTCACGAACGACCTCAACGCTGACAGTCTCGACACCGTCGAACTCGTCATGGAGTTCGAGGATCAGTTCGACACGCAGATCCCCGACACCGAGGCTGAGAAGATCCTCACGGTCGGACAAGCGATTGACTACATCGCCAAGCATTACAACGACAAGGACAGCAAGGCCTGA
- the fabF gene encoding beta-ketoacyl-ACP synthase II gives MQLRRVVVTGLGVVTDIGHDVPSMWASMIEGRSGIGPISYFEQGEEWGVRFAGEVRDWDPTKVIDVRESKRMDRFCLLGLAAAIEAAADCGYDFNAGDPYRRGVAIGSGVGGIETIETHHLKLLQTGPRKVSPFVVPRLMVNACAGNVSIRFNLRGANIATATACATGSHSIGAAYHLIQRGDADLMFAGGAEGAVTPICVSAFNAMRALSTRNDDPQRASRPFDRDRDGFVLAEGAAVLILEDLEHAKARGAKIYAELVGFGSSGDAIHIAAPDEQGMGAAKAMEFAMRDAQINPEEVGYINAHGTSTPLGDAAEVAAIKGVFGAHASKLSVSSTKSVTGHTLGAAGGIESVATILAIQREVLPPTINLDNPDEGFNLDFVPNQAKPKRVDYGINNSFGFGGHNTSMVFARFTG, from the coding sequence ATTCAGCTTCGACGCGTTGTCGTCACCGGGCTCGGCGTGGTGACTGATATCGGCCACGATGTCCCATCGATGTGGGCGTCGATGATCGAGGGGCGCTCCGGGATCGGCCCCATCTCGTACTTCGAGCAAGGCGAGGAGTGGGGTGTCCGTTTCGCCGGCGAAGTTCGCGACTGGGATCCGACCAAGGTCATCGATGTGCGCGAGTCGAAGCGCATGGATCGCTTCTGCCTGCTGGGACTGGCGGCAGCCATCGAGGCGGCAGCCGATTGCGGCTACGACTTCAACGCCGGCGATCCCTATCGACGCGGCGTCGCCATCGGCTCGGGTGTCGGCGGCATCGAGACGATCGAGACACACCACCTGAAGCTGCTCCAGACGGGTCCGCGCAAGGTGAGTCCCTTCGTGGTTCCCCGGCTCATGGTCAACGCCTGTGCGGGCAATGTGAGCATCCGCTTCAATCTGCGCGGGGCGAACATCGCCACGGCGACGGCGTGCGCCACCGGATCTCACTCGATCGGGGCGGCGTATCACCTCATTCAGCGGGGCGATGCGGACCTCATGTTCGCCGGCGGTGCCGAGGGCGCGGTGACCCCTATCTGCGTCTCAGCTTTCAACGCCATGCGCGCCCTCTCGACGCGCAACGACGATCCGCAGCGAGCCTCGCGTCCGTTCGATCGCGATCGAGATGGCTTCGTGCTGGCGGAAGGCGCCGCGGTGCTGATCCTCGAGGACCTCGAGCACGCCAAGGCGCGCGGCGCGAAGATCTACGCGGAGCTCGTCGGCTTCGGAAGTTCTGGAGATGCCATCCACATCGCTGCCCCCGATGAACAGGGCATGGGTGCCGCGAAGGCGATGGAGTTCGCCATGCGCGACGCGCAAATCAACCCGGAGGAGGTCGGGTACATCAACGCCCACGGCACCAGTACGCCTCTTGGCGATGCTGCCGAGGTCGCGGCGATCAAGGGCGTCTTCGGCGCGCACGCGTCAAAGCTCTCCGTCTCGAGCACGAAGAGCGTGACGGGTCACACCCTGGGGGCCGCCGGCGGCATCGAAAGCGTCGCCACCATCCTCGCCATCCAGCGGGAAGTGCTGCCCCCGACCATCAATCTCGACAACCCCGATGAGGGTTTCAACCTCGACTTCGTTCCGAACCAGGCCAAGCCGAAGCGGGTCGACTACGGGATCAACAACTCATTCGGTTTCGGCGGCCACAACACCTCGATGGTCTTCGCCCGCTTCACGGGTTGA
- a CDS encoding FliM/FliN family flagellar motor switch protein, protein MPADLDAILKLEVPVIVQIGRRPMSVAEVMRLSHGSIVELPKRSDEDLEILVSNRVIGHGEVVKVGENFGIRVRRTAQIEERVEALGPPAAELNP, encoded by the coding sequence ATGCCCGCGGACCTCGACGCCATCCTGAAGCTGGAAGTGCCCGTGATTGTCCAGATCGGTCGTCGGCCCATGTCGGTGGCCGAAGTGATGCGCCTCTCCCACGGATCCATCGTGGAGTTGCCCAAGCGGTCCGACGAGGATCTGGAGATCCTCGTCAGCAATCGCGTCATCGGCCACGGCGAAGTGGTGAAGGTTGGCGAGAACTTCGGCATTCGCGTGCGCCGCACGGCGCAGATCGAGGAGCGCGTCGAGGCGCTCGGCCCACCCGCGGCGGAACTCAACCCGTGA
- a CDS encoding TerB family tellurite resistance protein: MSSPFSNHDALEERRTGFEEGYFRDKDARLVAKLKTVFDAKHTKEELRKATGVTDEAALDRLVTVIDRKELLTAFKLYPLVEIAWADGKVEPKEAEAVERIAVEAGVPRDSPAFDRLRDWIRNGPTQNARSVWKLYASQLRKTLSAEELHTFREDLLKFANRVAEAAGGFFGIFGNTSAAEQAIIEEIQKALSVE; this comes from the coding sequence ATGTCAAGCCCCTTCAGCAATCATGACGCCCTCGAGGAACGACGCACCGGGTTCGAGGAGGGCTACTTCCGGGACAAGGACGCCCGGCTCGTCGCCAAACTCAAGACGGTCTTCGACGCCAAGCACACGAAAGAGGAACTCCGAAAGGCCACCGGGGTCACCGACGAAGCCGCGCTTGATCGCCTGGTCACAGTCATCGACAGGAAGGAGCTGCTGACCGCCTTCAAGCTCTACCCGCTGGTGGAGATCGCGTGGGCTGACGGCAAGGTCGAGCCCAAGGAGGCCGAGGCCGTCGAGCGCATCGCCGTCGAGGCAGGCGTTCCCCGCGACAGCCCGGCGTTCGACCGGCTGCGGGATTGGATCCGCAACGGTCCGACGCAGAATGCTCGATCGGTGTGGAAGCTCTACGCCTCGCAGCTTCGAAAGACGCTGTCGGCGGAGGAACTCCATACCTTCCGCGAAGACCTCCTCAAGTTCGCCAACCGGGTGGCCGAGGCGGCGGGTGGTTTCTTCGGGATCTTCGGCAACACGAGCGCCGCCGAGCAGGCCATCATCGAGGAGATTCAGAAGGCGCTGTCGGTCGAATAG